Within the Solenopsis invicta isolate M01_SB chromosome 11, UNIL_Sinv_3.0, whole genome shotgun sequence genome, the region ACTTATACataccaacgcagattaactttgatctcaatttaacttactctttatctttctttagttctaaaaattggaaaaagataaagttaaactgatcaaagttaatctacattgatggaaATGGGTATTAGCCCTGTTATACAACATTAATTATTGATAGTATCAGAAAAGAGCCTATCGTTTTGTtactttaattgttttaaaacatcTTTCTCTGCCTCCTCTATTTACAAGTATTcagagtaattaaaaatatacattttttattgtaagaaacttataaaattaatggaaaCATATGATAACAGTCTGTCAGGCCGTTGTATTGTTTGCcaataaattttctcaaatgttacaatttaacaattaagGGGGGAACCTCAAGTAAACGGCcgatttttctcaatttttttttaaatgacaaaatttattggATCTAGATAAAATACTAATCTAGATAATATTCACTATTTAAGCTaagctaattataaaaaattttttggtgttgaaaaatttcaatacaaCAGTTGCTTGAAGTTGGCTCCTTGAATTTACGCCGTGCAACGCCGAGGTCACAAAATTAAagtgaaacaaaaatttcaagaaaatttcgtTAGTTTATAAAAACGCACAGcatatatctaaataattaataaaattcataaaattgcaaaaacggcGACATAAACaaaaagacataattttttttaataattattgtttaaagcaaaatattaatgatcggATAGGTATATGCTGAGGCGAGATAGTTGAAGAATgagtatgtaaaatttgaagctgatcggtcaagtagtttttgagttacattGCACGGTGCACAAAATTTAGCGTTTTGAGAAAACGACgtttaatgtttttgtaatgaaaaaatcgtaaaaaattgtaattgatttaaaacCTCCATTTTTGATCATTCAATGATTCCAGGGCTGTATAGCAGGTCTTCCTCTTCCTGAAATTCCTGGAATtgcgctatttttttttacgagcaGTATGGCTTCTTTTGTCGGTAGATGTTTGTATACCTACGCGCTCCGGCCGCTGGTCGACTGacctttctttgaaattaacataaaagGAAGTCTCTTATAAGTGTTCTAATGTTCTTTTCCATATGTTTTCCTAAgaatttaagcaaaaaatagaaaacgtgaaaaaaatcgattttacagGAGGTTTCCcccttaaataattttttacaatgagtgATACAAGTTAAGTTACTTATTGCTATTttgctaaataattatttaattctctaagtaattatatttaaatgtttacatttatcttttttacagTTAGggcgttttatattttaaaaataatgtacatatatgtatataattatgctTTGGAGACTTCTatgaataatttctttaaaaagattgTCTTTGTCTTGATGCCAACATTGTCTTGATTTCATTTTATCAAGGCTTCATCTTAATTCTTAGAGTACCACATTACTTCTGATTTTGATAAGTAACTGCGACGACTACAATGTTAGTATAAATACTAACGAAGCGTTAACGTATCAAGATACAGAGGCAATTTATAAAGCTCTTAGCATTTTTgatgtgtataattataaattaaagtctatgttaattataaatatattttccaagaGATTTGATTGACTATagtattgtttgtttattaattattttgtcgattaattattgtattttctcATCAAACAGGCCTTACGACAACGTGAGCTCGAGGAGGCAAGAGCGCGAGCAGCACAAATGGAAAAAACGATGCGATGGTGGTCTGACTGTACTGCCAATTGGCGCGAGAAGTGGAGTAAAGTTAGGAACGAGAGAAACGCCGCTAGAGACGAGGCGAAAGCTCTTAGGGCGAAATTAGAGATTGCCGTCAAAGACGCTAATACTTTCAAGCACGAATCTCAAGAATTAGAATTACAGAATGAACAGCTGAAGAAAGAGATGGAGAAGATACATATGATACTCTTGAAACACGCTGGGCAGTTTGACCAACACATTTTTACCATTCTGGAATCAGTTCCGCAATTAAGAACTACCTTTGGATTAGACGAGCAACTGGAGTTTTATAACAGCGTCGAGGCTAGTGACGCATTAGACGCACAAAGGGATATGTTGTCTTGTAAAAATTCGCATGAAACATCGAACGTTGCTTCGGGAGGTCACAGTATCTTGCCAGAAAGAGATATCGAGGAGTATGTGTTGCAAGGTGCTGTGCCAAAACACGCGGTTGAATTATATAAGGAAAGTCCCAATAATTCTTTAGATAAAGTCGTTACGAAACTAATCACGGAGAATAATACCAAAAAGGACGGGCTGGAGAAACCATCATCGCCATTAGATATATATAATGTAGATTTAACTCAAAAAATGTCaactttgcaaataaaattggaAGAGGCAACGAAAACTATTTCTGCGGAAAGAGAGTAAGTATacgaatcaatattttaaattaactaatttacATCAtacatcaatttattttacttttgttttataAGGGAAAACAATTCTTTGCATCGGACTGTAGAAAAATTGAAAGCCGAGGTTAAACAATTAAGAGAGCAATGTAAGGATTTATCTGAGAGTAAAGCTGACGCAATGAAAGATTTATCAGAGCTAAAAGAACGTTTTCAACTCGAACTTAATGATGAACATATAGTGGATTTGATAGACAATACAAGTGAGGGGGAGAGCATGGACTTTCGTTTGACTGAATTAAGGACAGAAGTaagctatttatattatataagtacAATCATGTattctttaaagaaattgtta harbors:
- the LOC105205558 gene encoding coiled-coil domain-containing protein 102A, whose translation is MAQSTTSGTSSRRYTREHEVQSSSRYVDSEWESNEALRQRELEEARARAAQMEKTMRWWSDCTANWREKWSKVRNERNAARDEAKALRAKLEIAVKDANTFKHESQELELQNEQLKKEMEKIHMILLKHAGQFDQHIFTILESVPQLRTTFGLDEQLEFYNSVEASDALDAQRDMLSCKNSHETSNVASGGHSILPERDIEEYVLQGAVPKHAVELYKESPNNSLDKVVTKLITENNTKKDGLEKPSSPLDIYNVDLTQKMSTLQIKLEEATKTISAEREENNSLHRTVEKLKAEVKQLREQCKDLSESKADAMKDLSELKERFQLELNDEHIVDLIDNTSEGESMDFRLTELRTELEKLQAENAVEWSKREKLETEKISLERENKLLRLKLYELQEGIESRRPRPVSTADTDTRQLQHEILVRNMVLLEVKQYQATLKQSLAEKTTELSHAMRRSEQYEMEVKRLRARVEELKKELATAQDEVDAATNTIRKLQQANKDLIEQLESANVQLVHFRNSNNETYETLTDAEVDGTGEQKFQINNSNECVEVCNEQQA